The window CCCGCCATTTCCGCGTGCTGGCTTGTAAAGAACACCGTAACCAAGTCCGGCGACGCTCGGTCCAGCCCCGCGGCAACCTGTTCGCACACCTGCTCGGCGGCCCGGAGTGTGTCAACGTTGCCGCTCAGGCCATGCGCCATGCGAAGGCCGCGAGACGCCCCGCGCCGGGCGTCGCCCGTTCCAAGCTCACCACCGTGCCCGCTGCCGGCCATAGTCGACTTTACGCCCTCATCGCCCATCCGGCTTCACGAACACTTCCCCGCCCTTCATCACAAACACGACCCGCCGCAGTTCGCGGATGTCCTCGATCGGGCTCCTGGTTGTGGCAATGATGTCGGCCGCCTTTCCGGACTCGATCGTGCCTGCATCAGCCAGGATCCCGCACAGGTCGGCCGCCGCGATCGTCGCCGACCGGATGGCCTCGGCGGGTGGCATCCCGGCTTCGACCATGTACTCGAACTCGCGGGCGTTGTCGCCGTGGGCGCTCACGCCGGTATCGGTTCCGAAGGCGATCCGGACCCCGGCCCGGTACGCCTTTCCGAATGTCTCCTGGATGATCGGGCCGACCGTACGGGCCTTGACGACGACCTTCGGCGGGTAATACCCGGGGGTCTCGGCGTGCTCGCCCACCGTCTTCCCGGCGAGGATCGTCGGGACGAGGTAGGTCCCTCGCTGCTTCATCATCTCCATGGCCTCGTCGTCCAGGAATGTGCCGTGCTCGATCGAGTCCACCCCCGCACGCACAGCCGCCTTGATCCCGCCGACTCCGTGGGCGTGGGCGGCCACCTTCCTCTTCAGCAAGTGCGAGGTCTCGACGATCGCGACGAGTTCATCGTCCATGAACTGCTGCTCCATCCCCGCGGCCGTGTTGCTGAGCACCCCGCCGGTCGCCGTCACCTTGATCACATCGGCCCCTCGCTTGACCTGCGAACGCACCGCCTTGCGGCACTCGTCGGCGCCGTCAGCAATCCCCTGCATCGCCCCGGGAACCGCGAACAGGTCCTGCCGGTACCCAAGCGTCGAATCGGCGTGCCCACCGGTCGGCGTGATCGCCCGCCCAGCCTCCAGGATGCGCGGCCCCGGCACCTCCCCGGACGCGATCGCGTCCCGAAGGGCAAACCCCGCGTCCCCGATGGAACCGAGATCCCGCACCGTCGTGAACCCCGCCTCGAGCGTCTTGCGGGCGTTCACCACCGCGTGAATCGCGACATCCGCTTCAGAGCTCTGCACCGCCCGCAGCCGCATGTCGGGTGTGAACTCCATCGTGATGTGGGTGTGGCAGTCGATGAGTCCCGGGAGAACAAACCGGTCCCTGAGATCGACCACGCGGACACCCGATACCTCGCCTGCCGGGACGACCTCCGCCGGCTCGGAATAGCCCGGCCTGACTTCGGCGATCCGCCCACCCTTGACGACAATCGTCGCCTGCCTGACAGGCTCGCCCCCCGGCACCGCCAGGAGTTCCCCGCAGTGAAGAAGCGTCCACGCCGGAGCCTCGCTCCCGGAGTCCTGAGACCGTACCCGTGTGACGCCCAGGCTCCACACGACGGCGACAACCGCGAGCACTCCAACAACCGATCTTCGCGGCATGTCCTGGTCCCTCGTCGACTCCCGGTGATTCTCGGCCGATGCCGGTGACGTTCGGCGTCTGCAGGTTACCGATCTCCCATCGTGCCCGCCAGAGCGTCGATTCTCAATCACTGCACCGTCACCGGGTCTGCTGGCCGCGCGGGCGCCTTCCGCGGCTTGGCGCCCTCGGTGGCCGCGATCTCGTCCAGCGGTCCCAGCCGCCGAATCTCCGGCCAGAGCCAGGCGATGCCCGCGACCACCAGAATCGTCCCGATCCCTCCCGACACGACCGAAACCACGGGGCCGAACGCCTGGGCCACCGCGCCGGATTCAAACGCGCCGAGTTCGTTGCTGCTCTCGATGAAGACGCTATTGACCGCCCCGACGCGGCCGCGGATCTCGTTTGGCGTCCGGACCTGCACCAGGATGTGCCGGATGACGACCGAAACGTTGTCGACCGCCCCGGCGAACGCCAGCGCGCCCAGCGACAGCCAGAACCACTGGGACACCCCGAACACAATCGTCGCCCCGCCGAACGCGGCGACCGACAAGAGCAACGCCCGACCCGCCCGGCGGAAAGGGGGCTGGTGCGCGAGGATGATCGCCATGGCGAACGCCCCGGCATACGGAGCCGCCCTCAGTGCTCCATACCCGACAGAGCCGACATGCAGGATCTCCGCGTAGATGGGCATCAGCGCCGTTGCCCCACCCAGGAGCACCGCGAACATATCCAGCGAGATCGCCGCCAGAACGGTCTTTTCCCTCCACACATGCCCCATGCCGGCCACCATGGACTCGACGGTCATGCCGCCCGTCGTGCGCGGGGCCTCGACGGGCTTCACCAACGACGCCGAGACCGCGAAGATAAGACACCCCGCGGACGCGGCGGCGTAGACGGGCCAGGCCTGGCCTGTCACGTGAATGATGCCGCCGGCAAGGAGCGGCCCGGCCACCGCCGAGAGCTGGAACACGCCGCTGTTCCACGCCACGGCGTTCTGGAACACATCCGGCGGGACAATCAGTGGCAGCAGAGCCGATCGTGCCGGTCCATTGCAGGAGCGGACACAACCGGTCAGGGTGATCAGCAGGAACAGGCACCACACCGGCGCGTGTGTCCACGATGCCACGGCAAACGCCGCGCAGAGAATCGCGAACCCGCCCTGCGTGAGCGACAGAACCCGCCGCCGGTCGTACAGATCGATCGCATGTCCGGCCGGGAGCGCCATCAGCACGACCGGCAGAGCCCGGGCGAGCCCGGCAAGCCCCAGCGCCATCGCCGATCCGGTTCGCTCATAGATCTCCCACGCAATGGCGGCGGAGAGCATCTGCAGAGCGGTCGAGGAGAAGACCCATCCGCCGACAAAGCGGCGGTAGTTCACCGATTTCATCGCGGCGTACGGGTCATGACGCGGCGGCATGTCGTCCCAAGCGTAGCGACCGCCGCGCATTCATCCGCCCTCCCCGCTCTCACCGACCGGGAAGACACGAGCCGGCGGGCGCGTGCATCGTGTAATACCGCGTCAACCCGCATCGGCTGCGGGCGCCGCGGCTGTGGCCGCTACTTCTTCGGCGGCGTGTCCCAGATGTTCCGTGGAACGGGCGTGTCGCTCTGCATCTCTTCTACCTCGATCAGGAACGCGTCCGCCGACATGCCCGCGGCCTTGACCTCGCGTTCCAGCAGCTCCTCCCACAACTGGAACAGCGACGTCTCATCCATCTTCCACACATCGTCCTCCAAGTAGAAGCGGACGTTGTACGTGCGGCGAGTGTCCTCCAGCCAGCGGCGGCCAGACCGCGTCACCCGCCGATCGGGCTCCCGTACCTCCATCCAGCCCGTGTTCCCGCTCACCCTGATCTTGCCGTATTCCTCGACGCCGTTATCGATCCCCCACCACCCGCGGTCGGCCATCAGGGCGATGGTGCCGGCGCCATCGAGCTGCCTGAGTTGCGCCCCGGTGAGCCGGTGCCGGAGCATCAGGATGATCCCGCGGTCGTTGACCGATCGCTTTGCGATCTGCTCGCGCTTTCCCTCCCTCGCGAGCTTCACGAGTTCGCCGTAGTGGTCAACGGTGCTCTTGGAATACAGCGACGCCACTGTGCGGCCATCCTGACCCTCAACAGCCTCGACAAGCTGCTTGAGCGACTCTCGGATCTGCGATGCGCGGCTGTCACATCCGGACATCGCCGTGACCAGGAAGGACGTAACCAGCACGCCCAACACAGCCGAAACAGCAGACCCAATACGACTGAGAGTTCCGCGCATCACGATCACCCCTGAGTCTGGTTTACCCCCACCCGTCTCTCCCCACCTACCACCACTGCCCCTACCGCGGCGGATCCCATACCGTTGGAGCAACCTGCTTTCCAGACATCCTCTCCTCCAACTCCGCCAACACCTGCTCGATATTCCCGTTGCCTTGCGCCTTGATGATCTTGGCGAGCAGTTCGTTGGTGGTGTCGTGCGTGGAAGTGGTGTCCACCTTCCATAGTCCTTCTTCGTTTGTGAGGCGAAGGTATCGCTTTCGGTCGGCGTGATCGAAGATGTACTTCGCGGCGTAGTTTGAGCCCGCATCGAGTTCAAGGTCAACCCACGCCGTCGCGCCGCTCACCTTGATCTTGCCGAGCTCGTCCTCATCCGAAACCCCGTCGTTGCTTCCGAACCACCACCCCTTGGAGACCGTTAGCCTGATCATCCCCTTGCCGTCCAGTTTCTTGAGTTCCGCGGACGGGACGCGGTTTCGCAGCAGCAGAATCTGCATGCGGTCCAGGGGCTTCAGCGACGCGATATCGGCCCGCTTCGCCGTCTTCGCGAGCTTGACAATCCGGTCGCAATACTCAATGGAGGACTGTGAATACAGGTTCGATGCGGCCTCGCCATCCTGGTTCTCGATGGCGGTGCCGAGGGCGAACAGGCTCTCTTTCACCTCAGCCGCCCGCCGATCGCAGCCTGAACCGGCGATCGCCAGAACGGCGAGGATCGAGAGCAGGAACCAGCTTCCTCTCGGCAGGGCGTGCAGCATGGCGGCAAGCCTAACAAATCCGAACCACGCCGTCAACTTCCCACATATTGCTCACAAAGGCACGTTCGAGGCCGCCGCCGGGTGAATGCAACACGGCTTTCGGTGTACGAAACCACCTAGCCCGCCGCCACCGCCCAGTTTCGACCCTCCCGAACAACCGGACGATACAAGGTATCTCGCTCGATAGGTTCGAAGCCCGCCTCGCGGATCGCCCGTTGAAGCGTCCAGACGTTCACCTCCTGGTGTGTCGAGGCGCCGCCGACCTTCGTGATGTCGTACCAGACGACGGTTCCATCGACGTCATCCGCCCCGGCCTGCAGCATCAGTTGCGCCATCGGCAGCGTCTGCATGATCCAGAAGGCCTTGACGTGTGGGAAGTTGTCGAGCATCAGCCGCGAGACCGCGAGAGTCCTGAGGTTTTCCAGCCCTGAAGGCCCCGGAAGGTGCTCAAGGTCGCTGCCATCGGGAAAGAACGGCAGCGGGATGATGGTTTGGAAGTAACCGCCCCGTGCAGTCATCGCCGGCGTCGGCAACCGCTCGCTCGTCGGGCTGGTCAGCGTAATGACACCGTCGTCCGCTGCGGCGTAGCCCACGCGTGAGAGCGCCTCGTCCTGGGCCCTGCGGAGCATGTCCATATGGACCAGTCGCTCCCGCCGATCCTCGATATGGCCATACAGGATGGTCGCATTGGTGTTGAGACCCAGTTCATGGGCCACCCGATGGACATCGAGCCAGACATCCGACCGGATCTTGCCCTTGAACACCTCGTCGTGCACCCGGTCGTCAAAGACCTCCGCGCCCCCGCCCGGGAGCGACCCCAGCCCGGCCTCCTTCAGCCTCTCGAGCACCCAGCGAATCCCCGCCTTCCGATCGTCGGCCCGATAGACCTTGGCGATCTTGGCGAGATGCACGACCTCCACGGCGGTGAACGCCTTGACGTGCAGATCACTGCCGAGCGACCGGGCGGTGTCGCGGATGGTCCGGACCAGGTCCGGGTAGTAGTCCCACGGCAGATACGGGTGCAACCCGCCGACGCTGTGAATCTCCGTCGCCCCCGCCTCGACCGCCTGGCGCACCTGGTCGGCCACATAGTCCATGTCCCGCGTGTAGGCGCCCGCATCGTCCTTCTTGCGGTAGAACTCGCAGAATTTGCACGAGAGCGCGCACACATTCGAATAGTTCAGATGGCGGTTGATGTTGTAGTACGCGGCGTTCCCGTGCAGCCGGCGGCGCACCTGGTCCGCCATCTCGCACACGGACCAGATGTCGGTGGTTTCAAAGAGCGTCTCACCCTCGGCAAGTGTCAATCTCTCGCCGCGATCGACCTTGACTCGGATGGACTCCAGACCGGCGTCAACCCGCGGTCGACGGGACGATTGACGGCGATTCTCGTAGGCGATCGTGGTCATTGGCGCTGCCGTGCACATGGGGTCAGGGGAACTAGCCACTATAGTCGCCGGGCGTATACCGTGACCGCGATCGCTACGGCCGCTTCTCCCACGGGGTTACTGTACCGACCGTGTTTTCTGCTGATTCCGACTCACACGCCCCAAGAACCCCATCGCAGATCTCGGCGTCGGTCAGCCAGCGTGAACCCCAGCGCTCGACGACGAACCCCAGGCAGACTCGCCTGCAGACGATGTCTCGACGAAGATCCAACCCGGCGACTCGCAGCGATGGCCCGGTCGGATCCGCCGAGGAACTGCCGAGCACGTGGACCATGATGGGCGGCCGCGAGTCATCGGCGATCAGATCCGCCACGGCCCGCACCACGTCCGCAGATGGAGCGTGGACCCAGCACACCGCAAGGGCAAAGGGACCGCGGGCTGCCGCGGCCATCCGAACCGCCGTCGCGAGTTGCCCGAGGTCGGTGTAGTCCGCTGACAGTGGATGGATTGTCGAGGCTGGATCGGCCTGCGCGGCGAGGGACGCCAGCTTCTTATGGGAGCGGGCGATGACGGTGACCACGCACCCTCTCCCGGCAAGGGCAAGGCACAGGCCGCGGAGCATTCCCGTGCCGCCGATGACAAGGCAATGCCGCGAACTCGGTGCACCGGTGGCCATGGCCACCCGAGGCTAGGGCTCAACGGGCTCAGTGGATGGTCAAAACAGCTCAGAGGCTCGTCACGACTTCCGGACGAGCCACAGCGCCGGCCGGACCGGGCCTAGGAGGATGCGGTTGGCCGCCCGCTGGCGTGCGAGAAACGCCCTCAGGACATCGGTCATAGCGGGGTGCCGGGCGATCAGCCGACGGGCGTTCCTACTGATTACTCGGTAAAGGGACTTATTC of the Phycisphaeraceae bacterium genome contains:
- a CDS encoding amidohydrolase family protein, with protein sequence MPRRSVVGVLAVVAVVWSLGVTRVRSQDSGSEAPAWTLLHCGELLAVPGGEPVRQATIVVKGGRIAEVRPGYSEPAEVVPAGEVSGVRVVDLRDRFVLPGLIDCHTHITMEFTPDMRLRAVQSSEADVAIHAVVNARKTLEAGFTTVRDLGSIGDAGFALRDAIASGEVPGPRILEAGRAITPTGGHADSTLGYRQDLFAVPGAMQGIADGADECRKAVRSQVKRGADVIKVTATGGVLSNTAAGMEQQFMDDELVAIVETSHLLKRKVAAHAHGVGGIKAAVRAGVDSIEHGTFLDDEAMEMMKQRGTYLVPTILAGKTVGEHAETPGYYPPKVVVKARTVGPIIQETFGKAYRAGVRIAFGTDTGVSAHGDNAREFEYMVEAGMPPAEAIRSATIAAADLCGILADAGTIESGKAADIIATTRSPIEDIRELRRVVFVMKGGEVFVKPDGR
- a CDS encoding MFS transporter translates to MPPRHDPYAAMKSVNYRRFVGGWVFSSTALQMLSAAIAWEIYERTGSAMALGLAGLARALPVVLMALPAGHAIDLYDRRRVLSLTQGGFAILCAAFAVASWTHAPVWCLFLLITLTGCVRSCNGPARSALLPLIVPPDVFQNAVAWNSGVFQLSAVAGPLLAGGIIHVTGQAWPVYAAASAGCLIFAVSASLVKPVEAPRTTGGMTVESMVAGMGHVWREKTVLAAISLDMFAVLLGGATALMPIYAEILHVGSVGYGALRAAPYAGAFAMAIILAHQPPFRRAGRALLLSVAAFGGATIVFGVSQWFWLSLGALAFAGAVDNVSVVIRHILVQVRTPNEIRGRVGAVNSVFIESSNELGAFESGAVAQAFGPVVSVVSGGIGTILVVAGIAWLWPEIRRLGPLDEIAATEGAKPRKAPARPADPVTVQ
- a CDS encoding CofH family radical SAM protein; amino-acid sequence: MCTAAPMTTIAYENRRQSSRRPRVDAGLESIRVKVDRGERLTLAEGETLFETTDIWSVCEMADQVRRRLHGNAAYYNINRHLNYSNVCALSCKFCEFYRKKDDAGAYTRDMDYVADQVRQAVEAGATEIHSVGGLHPYLPWDYYPDLVRTIRDTARSLGSDLHVKAFTAVEVVHLAKIAKVYRADDRKAGIRWVLERLKEAGLGSLPGGGAEVFDDRVHDEVFKGKIRSDVWLDVHRVAHELGLNTNATILYGHIEDRRERLVHMDMLRRAQDEALSRVGYAAADDGVITLTSPTSERLPTPAMTARGGYFQTIIPLPFFPDGSDLEHLPGPSGLENLRTLAVSRLMLDNFPHVKAFWIMQTLPMAQLMLQAGADDVDGTVVWYDITKVGGASTHQEVNVWTLQRAIREAGFEPIERDTLYRPVVREGRNWAVAAG